A genome region from Eurosta solidaginis isolate ZX-2024a chromosome 2, ASM4086904v1, whole genome shotgun sequence includes the following:
- the LOC137242721 gene encoding mucin-5AC — MSHKLVFIFLILSFAAIILVAEARGGGRGRGGSFGSTFYRRSHKKNNNNGSGRNSRRKVVSGSPVHTTYTKSMIAADSVDLKLGKHSRSRHRSSHTSHKSHSSNSGHSNHDSYNSHSSSKHADTSHYGHTQLGAQPHHYNTHYNTHSFSSLGPKNSYHNSPHVSQSWGGHQLPPGHVYITQPSSIPTHAVYYAQTPVRSSTPDNSADFALGYLVGSSLTHRHHHYHHIYSNQQDTSHHSYNEYAEDNTNTIAPLIDIASSDNHTFYWPTDTEVSLAPLNNTLLPIEVAQIPNVPIFKGPPKLSAQKLSIDNSTFELPAVTAAPPETPPSNGIICMPWTFNETHPGNSERIISVQKTVCFPAPPPPPAPQATTTSPPTSKSSTPPVAGDIGSDLNSASVAPKDKCEDAVCPSSIRDIDFTNLNFCCLSDDKLSAMVLNLKL; from the exons ATGTCGCataaattggtttttatttttttaattctatcaTTCGCCGCCATCATCCTGGTAGCTGAAGCACGCGGTGGTGGTCGTGGACGTGGGGGTTCTTTCGGTTCTACTTTCTACAGACGATCACataagaaaaacaacaacaatggtTCTGGTAGAAATTCACGCCGAAAAGTAGTTAGTGGctcaccagttcatacaacttaTACCAAATCGATGATTGCAGCCGATAGTGTGGATCTTAAACTTGGTAAACATAGCCGTTCGCGTCATAGAAGTAGTCACACAAGCCATAAAAGTCACAGCAGTAACAGTGGTCATAGTAATCATGATAGTTATAATAGTCACAGTAGCTCTAAGCATGCAGATACATCACACTATGGTCACACGCAATTAGGTGCACAACCGCATCATTATAATACGCATTACAATACGCACAGCTTCAGCTCACTTGGGCCTAAAAACTCATACCACAACTCACCGCATGTATCGCAAAGCTGGGGTGGGCACCAATTACCGCCCGGTCATGTATATATCACACAACCTTCGAGTATACCAACACATGCAGTGTATTATGCGCAAACACCTGTACGTAGCAGTACCCCTGATA ATTCAGCAGACTTTGCATTAGGTTATCTCGTCGGAAGTAGCCTTACGCATCGACACCATCACTATCATCATATTTATAGCAATCAACAAGATACATCGCATCACTCATACAACGAATATGCCGAAGATAATACAAACACAATTGCTCCCTTAATCGACATAGCTAGCAGTGACAATCATACCTTTTATTGGCCCACGGACACCGAAGTATCCTTAGCACCTTTGAACAATACTTTGCTCCCCATTGAGGTGGCACAAATTCCTAATGTACCCATATTTAAGGGTCCACCAAAATTGAGCGCGCAAAAACTTTCAATAGATAATTCGACATTTGAACTGCCGGCAGTAACTGCCGCACCACCTGAAACTCCACCTTCAAATGGTATAATTTGCATGCCATGGACATTTAATGAAACCCATCCTGGTAATTCAGAGCGTATTATTAGTGTTCAGAAGACAGTATGTTTTCCAGCACCGCCACCACCGCCAGCACCACAAGCAACCACCACATCACCGCCAACATCTAAATCCTCCACACCACCTGTAGCTGGTGATATTGGTAGTGATCTGAATTCAGCAAGTGTAGCCCCAAAAGACAAGTGCGAAGATGCCGTATGTCCGAGTAGTATACGCGATATTGATTTTACCAATTTGAATTTTTGTTGCCTATCGGATGATAAACTGAGTGCTATGGTTCTTAATCTTAAACTGTAA